The Streptomyces tendae genome has a window encoding:
- the groL gene encoding chaperonin GroEL (60 kDa chaperone family; promotes refolding of misfolded polypeptides especially under stressful conditions; forms two stacked rings of heptamers to form a barrel-shaped 14mer; ends can be capped by GroES; misfolded proteins enter the barrel where they are refolded when GroES binds), whose translation MAKILKFDEDARRALERGVNKLADTVKVTIGPKGRNVVIDKKFGAPTITNDGVTIAREVEIEDPYENLGAQLVKEVATKTNDIAGDGTTTATVLAQALVREGLKNVAAGASPAALKKGIDAAVAAVSEDLLATARPIDEKSDIAAVAALSAQDQQVGELIAEAMDKVGKDGVITVEESNTFGLELDFTEGMAFDKGYLSPYFVTDQERMEAVLDEPQILITQGKISAIADLLPLLEKVIQANASKPLLIIAEDVEGEALSTLVVNKIRGTFNAVAVKAPGFGDRRKAMLQDMAVLTGATVVSEEVGLKLDQVGLDVLGSARRVTVTKDDTTIVDGAGKKEDVHGRVGQIKAEIEATDSDWDREKLQERLAKLAGGVCVIKVGAATEVELKEKKHRLEDAISATRAAVEEGIVSGGGSALVHAVKVLEGNLGKTGDEATGVSVVRKAAVEPLRWIAENAGLEGYVIVSKVAELEKGSGYNAATGEYGDLVKAGVIDPVKVTRSALENAASIASLLLTTETLVVEKKEEEEPAAGGHGHGHAH comes from the coding sequence ATGGCGAAGATCCTGAAGTTCGACGAGGACGCCCGTCGCGCCCTCGAGCGCGGCGTCAACAAGCTTGCCGACACGGTGAAGGTGACGATCGGCCCCAAGGGCCGCAACGTCGTCATCGACAAGAAGTTCGGCGCCCCCACCATCACCAACGACGGTGTCACGATCGCCCGCGAGGTGGAGATCGAGGACCCGTACGAGAACCTCGGCGCGCAGCTGGTGAAGGAGGTGGCGACCAAGACCAACGACATCGCGGGTGACGGCACCACCACCGCCACCGTGCTGGCCCAGGCGCTGGTCCGCGAGGGCCTGAAGAACGTCGCCGCCGGTGCTTCCCCGGCCGCCCTGAAGAAGGGCATCGACGCCGCCGTCGCCGCCGTGTCCGAGGACCTCCTCGCGACCGCGCGCCCGATCGACGAGAAGTCCGACATCGCCGCGGTCGCCGCGCTGTCCGCCCAGGACCAGCAGGTCGGCGAGCTCATCGCCGAGGCGATGGACAAGGTCGGCAAGGACGGTGTCATCACCGTCGAGGAGTCCAACACCTTCGGGCTGGAGCTGGACTTCACCGAGGGCATGGCCTTCGACAAGGGTTACCTGTCGCCGTACTTCGTGACGGACCAGGAGCGCATGGAGGCCGTCCTCGACGAGCCGCAGATCCTGATCACGCAGGGCAAGATCTCCGCCATCGCGGACCTGCTGCCGCTGCTGGAGAAGGTCATCCAGGCCAACGCCTCCAAGCCGCTGCTGATCATCGCCGAGGACGTCGAGGGCGAGGCCCTGTCCACCCTCGTCGTCAACAAGATCCGCGGCACCTTCAACGCCGTCGCCGTCAAGGCGCCCGGCTTCGGTGACCGCCGCAAGGCGATGCTGCAGGACATGGCCGTCCTCACCGGCGCCACGGTCGTCTCCGAGGAGGTCGGCCTCAAGCTCGACCAGGTCGGCCTGGACGTGCTCGGCTCCGCCCGCCGCGTCACCGTCACCAAGGACGACACCACCATCGTCGACGGTGCCGGCAAGAAGGAGGACGTGCACGGCCGCGTCGGCCAGATCAAGGCCGAGATCGAGGCCACGGACTCCGACTGGGACCGCGAGAAGCTCCAGGAGCGCCTCGCGAAGCTCGCCGGCGGCGTGTGCGTGATCAAGGTCGGCGCCGCCACCGAGGTGGAGCTGAAGGAGAAGAAGCACCGTCTGGAGGACGCCATCTCCGCGACCCGCGCCGCGGTCGAGGAGGGCATCGTCTCCGGTGGTGGCTCCGCGCTGGTCCACGCCGTCAAGGTCCTCGAGGGCAACCTCGGCAAGACCGGCGACGAGGCCACCGGTGTCTCCGTGGTCCGCAAGGCCGCCGTCGAGCCGCTGCGCTGGATCGCCGAGAACGCCGGCCTCGAGGGCTACGTCATCGTCTCCAAGGTCGCCGAGCTGGAGAAGGGCAGCGGATACAACGCCGCCACCGGCGAGTACGGCGACCTGGTCAAGGCCGGCGTCATCGACCCGGTCAAGGTGACCCGCTCCGCCCTGGAGAACGCCGCCTCCATCGCCTCCCTCCTCCTGACGACCGAGACCCTGGTCGTCGAGAAGAAGGAAGAGGAAGAGCCGGCCGCCGGTGGTCACGGCCACGGCCACGCCCACTGA
- a CDS encoding septum formation family protein: MAVRTPYRSPRGLTAVVALVALGAVGCSDVSEAVDGAKDGAKKAARQRSVFSLDVGDCYNPNGKAEGEAYLVEIVPCAEAHQGQVIGEFEMEQGRKYPGEDAVTTIADTRCPVEAQKYAPDTWALPQGVGLSYYTPTAESWATDDRLVSCTYSLDKGTFKGSLDTAKTFEPEQLTYLKGSNAVYEALWANQPETDDIEGDLDAYQAQAKALAAALDTHVKGLKGVRGAEVGTLRGTLAKAAGEWRKAANAGDLDTFYVAYDAGFTLIDPNKSVAARKELGLATTVPADEAEVWAP; this comes from the coding sequence ATGGCCGTCCGTACCCCGTACCGCTCGCCTCGCGGGCTCACCGCTGTCGTCGCGCTGGTCGCACTCGGGGCCGTCGGCTGCTCGGACGTGTCCGAGGCTGTCGACGGCGCCAAGGACGGGGCGAAGAAGGCCGCGCGTCAGCGGTCGGTGTTCTCGCTGGACGTCGGGGACTGCTACAACCCGAACGGCAAGGCGGAGGGCGAGGCGTACCTCGTGGAGATCGTGCCCTGCGCCGAGGCGCACCAGGGCCAGGTCATCGGTGAGTTCGAGATGGAGCAGGGCCGGAAGTACCCCGGCGAGGACGCCGTCACGACGATCGCGGACACCCGCTGTCCCGTCGAGGCGCAGAAGTACGCCCCGGACACCTGGGCACTGCCCCAGGGTGTCGGCCTGTCCTACTACACCCCGACCGCCGAGAGCTGGGCGACGGACGACCGCCTCGTCAGCTGCACGTACAGCCTGGACAAGGGCACGTTCAAGGGGTCGCTGGACACCGCGAAGACCTTCGAGCCGGAGCAGCTCACGTACCTCAAGGGCTCCAACGCGGTGTACGAGGCCCTGTGGGCCAACCAGCCGGAGACGGACGACATCGAGGGTGACCTGGACGCCTACCAGGCTCAGGCCAAGGCCCTCGCCGCCGCCCTCGACACCCATGTCAAGGGGCTGAAGGGCGTCCGGGGCGCCGAGGTCGGCACGCTGCGCGGGACGCTGGCCAAGGCGGCCGGCGAGTGGCGGAAGGCCGCGAACGCCGGCGACCTCGACACGTTCTACGTCGCCTACGACGCCGGGTTCACCCTCATCGACCCGAACAAGTCGGTCGCCGCCCGCAAGGAACTGGGCCTGGCCACCACCGTCCCGGCCGACGAGGCCGAGGTCTGGGCCCCCTGA
- a CDS encoding ester cyclase: MTFVQLIDCRTNRFEEMDRLLDQWVEQTRGRRTATHAVVGKDRTDTSHLVEIVEFPSYEEAVRNARLPETDRIFREMSALCQGTPTVTDLDVVRDARLNGDTARRFFEVATASDDLSPLTGLVEEDYHDHDPSNEQDVHGLDRLRRELDTWRAGFDFTFRVEDRIAQADRVCTRWSWDGIHKGDFLGLPATGNRVTMTGATILRFSTEGKIAEGWWQYDRLGLMAQLGAVEPAGR, from the coding sequence ATGACCTTTGTACAGCTCATCGACTGCAGGACGAACCGGTTCGAGGAGATGGACCGGCTCCTGGACCAGTGGGTGGAGCAGACCAGGGGGAGGCGGACGGCGACGCACGCGGTCGTCGGAAAGGACCGCACCGACACGTCGCACCTGGTGGAGATCGTGGAGTTCCCGTCGTACGAGGAGGCGGTACGGAACGCGCGGCTGCCGGAGACGGACCGGATCTTCCGCGAGATGAGCGCCCTGTGCCAGGGCACGCCGACCGTCACCGACCTGGACGTGGTGCGCGACGCGCGGCTGAACGGGGACACGGCACGGCGGTTCTTCGAGGTCGCGACCGCCTCGGACGACCTGTCCCCGCTGACGGGCCTGGTCGAGGAGGACTACCACGACCACGATCCGTCCAACGAGCAGGACGTCCACGGCCTGGACCGGCTCCGCCGCGAGCTGGACACGTGGCGCGCCGGCTTCGACTTCACGTTCCGCGTCGAGGACCGGATCGCCCAGGCGGACCGCGTGTGCACCCGATGGAGCTGGGACGGCATCCACAAGGGCGACTTCCTCGGCCTGCCGGCCACGGGCAACAGGGTCACCATGACCGGCGCGACGATCCTCCGCTTCAGCACGGAGGGCAAGATCGCCGAGGGCTGGTGGCAGTACGACCGCCTGGGCCTGATGGCGCAGTTGGGGGCGGTGGAACCGGCGGGACGGTGA
- a CDS encoding SDR family NAD(P)-dependent oxidoreductase yields MTTALITGSTAGIGAAFARRLAADGHDLVLVARNTGRLREQATELHDRHGIEAEVLTADLAEDKGIEAVAQRLGDRKNPVDLLINNAGFGHKGRYLEVPMSDELMMLKVHCEAVLRLTSAAVEAMRERGRGGVVNVASTAAFLPRGTYGASKAWVVQFTQGAAQDLAGQGVRLMALCPGFVRTEFHQRAGMGTDNIPGWMWLDADKVVAAALADLARGRTLSVPDPRYKVLLGASKLVPRGMMGGLSSRTGRKYGPR; encoded by the coding sequence ATGACAACGGCTCTGATTACGGGATCGACGGCTGGGATCGGTGCCGCGTTCGCGCGGCGGCTGGCGGCCGACGGGCATGACCTGGTGCTGGTGGCCAGGAACACCGGCCGGCTGCGGGAACAGGCCACCGAGCTGCACGACCGCCACGGCATCGAGGCGGAGGTGCTGACCGCCGACCTGGCGGAGGACAAGGGCATCGAAGCGGTCGCCCAACGGCTCGGTGACCGCAAGAACCCCGTCGACCTGCTGATCAACAACGCCGGTTTCGGGCACAAGGGCCGCTACCTCGAAGTCCCCATGTCCGACGAGCTGATGATGCTCAAGGTCCACTGCGAGGCCGTGCTCCGGCTCACCTCGGCGGCGGTGGAGGCGATGCGGGAGCGCGGGCGGGGCGGTGTCGTGAACGTCGCCTCGACGGCCGCGTTCCTGCCGCGCGGGACGTACGGCGCGTCGAAGGCGTGGGTCGTGCAGTTCACCCAGGGCGCGGCGCAGGACCTGGCAGGCCAGGGCGTGCGTCTGATGGCGCTGTGCCCCGGCTTCGTACGGACCGAGTTCCACCAGCGGGCCGGGATGGGCACGGACAACATTCCCGGGTGGATGTGGCTGGACGCGGACAAGGTCGTCGCGGCGGCGCTGGCGGACCTGGCCCGGGGCAGGACGCTCTCCGTCCCGGACCCCCGGTACAAGGTGCTGCTCGGGGCGTCCAAGCTGGTCCCGCGCGGAATGATGGGCGGGCTCTCCTCGCGGACGGGACGCAAGTACGGCCCCCGCTGA
- a CDS encoding MOSC domain-containing protein — translation MKLLSVNLGRPKAVPYTGQRDGLTGIDKRPVDGPVRVAAPGPKSVGGSGLAGDAVCETRHHGGDDQAVYAVAREDLDEWERALGRTLSNGSFGENLTTEGIDVSGALIGERWAVGPEVVLEVTSGRIPCRTFQGHLEEKGWIKRFTERGAPGAYFRVITPGEVRAGDAVRIVHRPDHEVTVALQFRAVTTERDLLPRLLAAHEALHPEALARARAHVEKYEAAAEV, via the coding sequence ATGAAGCTTCTCTCTGTGAACCTGGGCCGCCCCAAGGCCGTGCCGTACACGGGCCAGCGCGACGGTCTGACCGGCATCGACAAGCGTCCGGTGGACGGGCCGGTGCGGGTGGCGGCGCCGGGGCCGAAGAGCGTCGGCGGGAGCGGCCTGGCCGGTGACGCGGTCTGCGAGACGCGGCACCACGGCGGGGACGACCAGGCGGTGTACGCGGTGGCCCGCGAGGACCTCGACGAGTGGGAGCGCGCGCTGGGGCGCACACTGTCCAACGGCTCCTTCGGCGAGAACCTCACCACCGAGGGCATCGACGTGTCCGGCGCCCTGATCGGCGAGCGCTGGGCGGTGGGTCCGGAGGTCGTCCTGGAGGTCACCTCGGGACGCATCCCGTGCCGTACGTTCCAGGGCCATCTGGAGGAGAAGGGCTGGATCAAGCGGTTCACGGAGCGGGGCGCGCCGGGGGCGTACTTCCGGGTGATCACTCCCGGCGAGGTGCGCGCGGGCGACGCCGTACGGATCGTCCACCGCCCGGACCACGAGGTGACGGTGGCCCTGCAGTTCCGTGCCGTGACCACGGAGCGCGACCTGCTCCCCCGGCTGCTGGCGGCCCATGAGGCGCTGCACCCGGAGGCGCTGGCGCGGGCGCGGGCACACGTGGAGAAGTACGAGGCGGCCGCCGAGGTGTGA
- a CDS encoding LysR family transcriptional regulator yields the protein MIEARHLRVLRAVASTGSFSAAARELGCTQPAVSQQMKALEASVGTPLLIRSGREMRLTQAGEALVRHAAGILSGLTAAEEEVAAIAGLRAGRVRLVSFPSGSSTLVPTALAALRDAHPGTRVSLEEAEPPRSVELLREGDCDVALAFRYEGAEEWDDLVVRPLLSDRLVALVPERHKLARAESVAIGELADEPWIAGCPRCRGQLVEVCETAGFTPRIDFATDDYPAVAGLVGAGLGVAVLPQLALESVRPRGVRTVALEPAVRREIVALTLPDLAQVPAVTATLEKLAATAAR from the coding sequence GTGATCGAAGCCCGCCACCTCCGTGTGCTGCGCGCCGTGGCCTCCACCGGCTCCTTCTCCGCCGCCGCCCGCGAGCTGGGATGCACCCAGCCCGCCGTCAGCCAGCAGATGAAGGCCCTGGAGGCGTCCGTCGGCACGCCGCTGCTCATCCGCTCCGGCCGCGAGATGCGGCTGACCCAGGCCGGTGAGGCGCTGGTGCGGCACGCGGCGGGCATCCTCTCCGGGCTCACCGCCGCCGAGGAGGAGGTCGCGGCCATCGCCGGGCTGCGCGCCGGACGAGTCCGTCTGGTGTCGTTCCCCAGCGGCAGCTCCACGCTCGTGCCGACCGCGCTCGCCGCCCTGCGCGACGCGCATCCCGGCACCCGGGTCTCGCTGGAGGAGGCCGAACCGCCGCGCTCCGTCGAGCTGCTGCGCGAGGGCGACTGCGACGTGGCCCTCGCCTTCCGGTACGAGGGCGCGGAGGAGTGGGACGACCTGGTGGTGCGGCCGCTGCTGTCGGACCGCCTGGTGGCGCTGGTGCCGGAACGGCACAAGCTGGCGCGCGCGGAGTCCGTCGCGATCGGCGAACTCGCGGACGAACCGTGGATCGCGGGCTGTCCGCGCTGCCGGGGTCAGCTGGTGGAGGTGTGCGAGACGGCCGGCTTCACCCCGCGCATCGACTTCGCCACCGACGACTACCCGGCGGTGGCCGGCCTGGTCGGCGCGGGACTGGGTGTCGCGGTCCTGCCCCAGCTCGCACTCGAGTCGGTGCGGCCCCGCGGTGTGCGGACCGTGGCCCTGGAGCCCGCCGTGCGGCGGGAGATCGTCGCGCTCACCCTCCCGGACCTCGCCCAGGTGCCCGCGGTCACCGCGACGCTGGAGAAGCTGGCGGCGACGGCCGCCAGGTGA
- a CDS encoding WhiB family transcriptional regulator, giving the protein MADFSRLPGPNADLWDWQLLAACRGVDSSLFFHPEGERGAARSARENSAKEVCMRCPVRAECAAHALAVREPYGVWGGLTEDEREELMGRARNRLVSASGAAGHATASNT; this is encoded by the coding sequence ATGGCAGATTTCTCCCGCCTTCCCGGACCGAACGCGGACCTGTGGGACTGGCAGCTCCTGGCTGCCTGCCGCGGGGTGGACAGCTCGCTCTTCTTCCACCCGGAGGGCGAACGCGGCGCCGCGCGCAGTGCACGCGAGAACTCGGCCAAAGAGGTGTGCATGAGGTGCCCTGTGCGCGCCGAGTGCGCCGCCCACGCGCTGGCCGTGCGCGAGCCGTACGGCGTGTGGGGCGGCCTGACCGAGGACGAGCGCGAAGAGCTGATGGGGCGGGCCCGCAACCGGCTGGTCTCCGCGTCGGGTGCCGCCGGGCACGCAACCGCCTCGAACACCTGA